In the genome of Bradyrhizobium sp. CB3481, the window TCTTGCTGCGCCAACCATCGCCCAGTCGATGCCTGAACTAAAGTGGCGCTGCACCACGAGTTGGCCGAAGTCACTGGATGTGCCTTTCAGTGCATCAGAGACGATCGCGAAATATGTTGCGGAAGCTACCGACAACAAATTTCAGATTCAGCCCTTCGCAGGCGGCGAGATCGTGCCTGCCTTGCAGGCGGTCGATGCAGTAAGCAATGCAACGGTCGAAATGTGCCACACCGCCGCTTATTACTTCATCGGCAAGGATCCGACCTTCGCACTCTATTGCTCAGTACCGTTCGGCCTGAACTCGCGACAGCAGAATGCATGGTTCCAGGATCATGGCGGTCAGGACATGCTCAACGAGTTCGGCAAGAAGTACAACATATACGGCATTGCGGGCGGCAATACCGGCACTCAGATGGGCGGCTGGTTCCGTAAGGAGATCAACAGCGTCGAAGACCTCAGCGGATTGAAGATGCGGATCGGCGGTTGGGCGGGCAAGACCCTTTCAAAGCTCGGCGTGGTCCCGCAGCAGATCGCAGGCGGCGACATCTATCCGGCTCTGGAAAAAGGCACGATCGACGCGACCGAATGGGTTGGTCCCTATGACGACGAGAAGCTCGGCTTCTACAAGGTCGCCAGGTACTACTACTATCCGGGCTGGTGGGAAGGCGGCACGGCGCTGCATTTCTTCATCAACCTGGACAAGTGGAACGCTCTGCCAAAGGCTTACAAGTCGCTCCTCGCGCTGGCCTGCGGCTATGCCAACATGGACGTTCAGGCGCGCTACGATGCGCGCAACCCGCCGGCCATCAAACGGCTCGTCGCCAACGGGACACTTTTGCGTCCGTTCAGCCAGGCGGTGATGGAAGCGTGCTTAAAGGCTTCGAACGAGGTCAATGCGGAAACCTCCGCGGCCAACCCTGATTTCAAGAAGATCTACGATTCGCAAATGGACTTTCGAAATGACGAGAATCTCTGGTGGCAGATCGCGGAGTATTCATATGAAACATTCATGATTCGGATGCGCCCGAAGGGCTGAACGAGCCGCGCGCTGGCACTTCGGGAAACTCCTCGATCTGTCTGACCAGCTTTATGGCGTGCCGACGAGGGCATTCGCCCTGACCGAGTCCATGACGGCACGCTTCTAGAATGCAGTGGCTTCTACGGTCAGCAGCAAATCGCTCTTCTGATTGAAGTGGTCTCGTCTTGAAAGTTCGTCAGGTTAGTCGGATACTGGGTAGGATCCCTTGGGCCATCATCAATCCGAGGAGGACGATCATGGCGATTCAGATCGTTATGGACCGCACCGGCGACAGCCATCACCCTTTCAACCCTCGCGACCTGCAGGAAGTGGCGAAGGCGGAGCAGCGGTTTTATGAACTGACGAAGGCCGGCTTCACCGCCGCGGTCCGGACGGGTCCCGCTCAGATCTCGCAGATCAGATCGTTCGACCCCACTGCGGACGAAACTCTTTTTTTCCCCAGGCTGATCGGCGGGTAGCCGCTCATGTTCGGTTTTCGGCCGGTGGCGCCGGGCGTCCGCTCCCGTATGAGAGCGGCGCGAATGCTCTTCATCAAGCACGGCGCCGAACGCACACCAGAGGGAAGGTCGCTGCTGCTCTTGCGGCGTTGGCTATCGCCCGCGCAGCGGGAGCAGTTCGCAAGGAGGGGCTACTTCGAGGTTGTCGGAAGCGAAAGTGGGAAGCGGTACCGGATCCACATCGGGACGTCGGTCAACGTATGCGAGATTGACGAAAGAGGCCGCCTGCAGGTGGGGTTGTGCTTCATGCCGATCGGCGCGCTGCCGATCGGAGATGTCATGCTCGCTCAGAAGATTGCGTTGGAAACATGCGAGGGCAAGGCGCGCGCCGTGGCTAGGAGGTTCACGCCGAGCAAATTTCAGTTCAGACAAGCCCGACCTCTCGGTTGACGCCGCGTACCTCATCGCGCCGCTGCACCAACTTCAAAGTAAGTTCGCTCGCTGTCTTGACGTTGGAAGCTGATCCACCCGTCCATCTCGGCGCTCGAAAGCTGGCCCGTTTGCGGACGCAATCGGCGCGTGGCGGCGCACCGAACAAGGCGTCCAGGCTTACGAAGCCGGCCCCAAGCCTTCAAGTCGGGTATCCTCATGATTGCGACCACGTTCCCGTCGTTGGATGCTTGCTCTTTTGTGTCCTTGTCGCAGGTCCAGGCAAAATTTACTTTGCCGTAAAGCTCTTTCCCTCCTGTTCGATCCGTAGCCCCCTTCTTGCAGGCGGCGGTGAACGATCCGGCTTTGCAAGGTCCGGGCATGCGCGCCATCGTCGTCGTCCACACCAGATATTCCATGCGGCTGGGGACGGTGAGCAGCCTGGCGTTTCGCCACCATAGTTCGAGGATGCTATAGTTTGGATGATGCGTTACCAAATGAGCCCGTAAGGGAGGCTGACATGAGGGCGTACCGCGATTTGGTTTTGGCAATCACTTTACATCGCGCTGATTGCAAGTCCAGCAGTTGCGCAGAACTACTCGCCCAAGCAAATTGCGCCGAGAACTGAACTCTACCAGATTTCCACGCTGACCTTATCCGATCAGCAGTTCCTGACAGGAAACCCCGCTGGCGCCGCGGTGACTATTGTCGGCCAGCTTCGGATCGCTCAAGGTTCTGGCCGACTTCCGGTTGTTTTGCTCCACACGCGTCCAGCGGATACGACGCTCGCATCGATGTCTGGTCTAGAGAGCT includes:
- a CDS encoding TRAP transporter substrate-binding protein, with the translated sequence MKRRQFLSTASAGLAASAALAAPTIAQSMPELKWRCTTSWPKSLDVPFSASETIAKYVAEATDNKFQIQPFAGGEIVPALQAVDAVSNATVEMCHTAAYYFIGKDPTFALYCSVPFGLNSRQQNAWFQDHGGQDMLNEFGKKYNIYGIAGGNTGTQMGGWFRKEINSVEDLSGLKMRIGGWAGKTLSKLGVVPQQIAGGDIYPALEKGTIDATEWVGPYDDEKLGFYKVARYYYYPGWWEGGTALHFFINLDKWNALPKAYKSLLALACGYANMDVQARYDARNPPAIKRLVANGTLLRPFSQAVMEACLKASNEVNAETSAANPDFKKIYDSQMDFRNDENLWWQIAEYSYETFMIRMRPKG